The following proteins come from a genomic window of Aspergillus oryzae RIB40 DNA, chromosome 4:
- a CDS encoding putative spindle pole body associated protein SnaD (predicted protein) — protein MDTTSHDTVGASTLATPLFMPSSPPQVNHSPEGSPRRARSPISHRAGDDIDDAHSPTGSPPSSRASSLDRAAKELDARLADYTLDFDQFPSGQLSLEERNDELFGESKLPHEDQLSDVGGPEDFTANLEKYLMGDDDTFDHKDLEEIEEEEEPAREEQEPPRPQSPEQKQQEQQSSQLQQPAVEDEAELGEYSEFAPVDMSTPSHLLRRGNAFSKEVTQLENIEEDPDDEPDTARTPSVRRHKPTSSKDQTDTKDDLLRQIAELKHVVQERDEQLERNHRRVLEAASAGEQIKHLQAELQKKTALLDEAYANRNDDALLREQIQLLQKQNEEKESLLQRSSINETGISALQEQIAEMRKEFRDRQVPTDVDSERLETIANLRQQLNLAQEQLKKRDAMLDETLAKLNEATASRELQLREKNTEIDALKAQIDDHLLEIQKLEAEVDRANREYRTLEDRIATLEIRNRPLEEKNSTLEADLSRAQSQVTAQENALKAMAADLPWETSRNTYEDILELINSMPIRSEAVPKDSDSGEPELEQLCEELTKLRTEQEQASSTQNALETQLKRSQEQAAEAQSLLNSIEGENTRLSKRAEELKSSLDKAGHELNELREEYSEAQDTIQRLQEEKNTQQPSPPPSPSTTRQKETALEETHQAQLRSLQTAHATAISNLRTSHADSTRKLRNLLATAEKRETKLKSELQFLRSSRSTQENEIDSLRAEIKELETIIKVKDETAAALDKKIARSVENREKVWADRVDSALRQRDQFGKAFLYTVGQKELGENKVNFDDKGRPIQAYQYAYVKKNGRKKA, from the coding sequence ATGGACACAACTTCTCACGATACAGTCGGCGCGTCCACCCTCGCAACGCCTCTCTTTATGCCTTCCTCCCCTCCGCAAGTTAACCATAGCCCTGAAGGATCCCCCCGGCGTGCGCGAAGCCCAATCTCCCATCGCGCCGGCGATGACATCGACGACGCGCATTCGCCGACCGGCTCGCCGCCGTCCTCCCGGGCATCATCGCTTGATCGCGCTGCGAAGGAGCTCGACGCTCGCCTGGCAGATTACACGCTTGATTTTGACCAATTCCCCAGCGGCCAGTTGAGTCTTGAGGAGCGGAACGACGAATTGTTCGGAGAATCGAAGCTACCCCATGAGGACCAATTGTCGGATGTGGGCGGACCCGAGGATTTTACGGCCAATCTAGAGAAATATCTCATGGGCGACGATGATACATTTGATCATAAGGATCTGGAAGAaattgaggaagaagaagaaccagcgCGGGAAGAGCAGGAGCCACCGCGACCGCAATCTCCAGAGCAAAAACAGCAGGAACAGCAGAGCTCACAACTGCAACAACCCGCTGTGGAGGACGAGGCAGAGCTTGGCGAATACAGCGAATTTGCTCCTGTTGATATGTCTACGCCGTCGCATTTGTTACGTAGAGGTAATGCGTTTTCGAAGGAGGTGACGCAGCTGGAGAACATCGAGGAAGATCCGGATGATGAGCCGGATACCGCGAGAACACCGTCGGTTCGCAGGCATAAACCAACATCCAGCAAAGACCAGACAGATACGAAAGATGATTTGCTCAGACAGATTGCGGAGTTGAAACATGTAgttcaagaaagagatgaaCAACTTGAAAGGAATCACAGACGGGTTTTGGAGGCTGCATCCGCTGGAGAGCAGATCAAACATCTGCAAGCAGAACtacagaagaagacagcTCTGCTGGATGAGGCCTATGCAAACCGAAACGATGATGCGCTCCTGCGTGAGCAGATTCAGCTGCTTCAGAaacagaatgaagagaaggaatcTCTTTTGCAGAGGTCCTCAATCAATGAAACCGGAATCAGTGCCCTTCAGGAGCAGATTGCAGAAATGCGAAAAGAGTTCCGAGACCGACAGGTGCCTACAGATGTAGACTCTGAGAGACTAGAGACGATCGCGAATTTGCGCCAGCAGTTAAACCTAGCCCAGGAGCAACTAAAAAAACGAGACGCTATGCTAGATGAGACTCTCGCTAAACTAAATGAAGCTACAGCTTCCAGGGAACTACAACTGCGTGAGAAAAATACCGAAATCGATGCACTCAAGGCCCAAATAGATGATCACCTTCTGGAAATTCAGAAGCTTGAAGCGGAGGTAGACCGCGCAAATCGCGAATACCGGACTCTGGAGGATAGGATCGCCACGCTTGAGATCAGAAATCGCCCACTAGAGGAGAAGAACAGCACACTGGAAGCTGATCTAAGTCGCGCGCAGTCGCAAGTCACCGCGCAGGAGAACGCTCTCAAAGCGATGGCAGCGGACCTTCCCTGGGAGACGAGCCGCAACACATACGAAGATATTCTAGAACTGATCAATTCCATGCCGATTCGCTCTGAAGCCGTTCCGAAAGACAGCGACTCCGGGGAGCCGGAGCTAGAGCAGCTATGTGAGGAATTAACAAAACTCCGAACCGAACAGGAGCAAGCATCATCAACGCAAAACGCGCTAGAAACCCAATTGAAGCGGTCCCAAGAACAAGCCGCAGAGGCCCAATCCCTCCTTAACTCAATCGAAGGGGAGAACACCCGCTTGTCGAAACGAGCAGAAGAACTCAAATCCAGCCTGGACAAGGCCGGTCATGAGCTAAACGAGCTGCGAGAAGAGTACTCCGAAGCCCAGGATACAATCCAGCGTctccaggaagaaaagaacacgCAACAACCCAGCCCTCCACCCTCCCCTTCAACAACCCgtcaaaaagaaactgcTTTGGAGGAAACCCACCAGGCACAACTACGAAGCCTACAAACCGCCCATGCCACCGCCATCTCTAACCTACGCACCTCCCACGCAGACTCAACCCGTAAATTAAGAAATCTCCTAGCTACCGCTGAAAAGCGCGAGACAAAACTCAAATCCGAGCTCCAATTCCTGCGCAGCTCACGCTCCACGCAAGAGAACGAGATAGACTCTCTCCGTGCAGAAATCAAGGAGCTGGAAACCatcatcaaagtcaaagatgaaACAGCCGCAGCACTTGATAAGAAAATCGCTCGGTCCGTCGAGAACCGCGAGAAAGTGTGGGCAGATCGAGTTGATTCTGCTCTCCGACAACGCGACCAATTCGGCAAAGCTTTTCTGTACACAGTGGGCCAGAAAGAGCTTGGAGAGAATAAAGTGAACTTCGACGATAAGGGCCGGCCGATACAGGCGTACCAGTATGCGTAcgtgaagaagaatggaaggaagaaggcaTAA